From the genome of Papilio machaon chromosome 1, ilPapMach1.1, whole genome shotgun sequence:
TTCGGGCTGATGGACTTGGTGGCGGGGCTGCACTGGCTGCGGGAGAACCTACCCGCATTCGGTGGTGACCCCCAACGCGTCACGCTCATGGGACACGGCACCGGAGCAGCTCTTGCTAACTTTCTAGCGGTCTCACCTGTTGGAAGAGGTTTACTTGTGTCTCTCGATACAATCTTTATTGTAAACTTTAATGAATTAGCGAGTTTCCTCATGATAGGCCTGCCGTTATTTTTCTGCGGATTATTATCACAGTGTGTAATACTCTTCCATACATACATCGATATCACCGTCATATCTTAGTTCAGTTCCTATTTTGGTATATCCTCATTCacaaaatccatccatacttttttCGGTTTTCTTCTACCTTTGTACTCATCTATACCTATATACAAACTCATTACTAACTAGTGTCTTTTTTATCTGAAACAACtatgtgttatgtaaataaaaaaatgtattttatgctTAGCTGGTTAATTCAAATAACTggttagataataaaataaacatttttgacgATAGAGAAGgaattattagtaaataaactaaatcggtatatttaattatagttcgtaaactaaaattaaacatctttaactttaaatatattgtgacGCTAAATTTCTGTAGAAGCAATGACAATAATCATTATACTAAACAAACTAGGGTCCCGACGTTAACTGTTACTACAACAATAAATAagcaaataacatttacagtTCAGGCGATACTATAAATCGCCTAAATTTAATGTCAATCTAATTAGACATGaacacttatttatttttttcttagtaaaaattttataacttagatAATTGAGAAcgaaatattttcacatttattttcacaaattattaattcagcTGGAAGTCGTGCATAAATTTCGCTTCGTTGTATGTTTTCTAAAGCGTGCGAAAAAACGTTTCTGTAAAAGCAAAAGAAGCACATTTGAAATTACGGTGCGAATAAAATAGCGTTAGTAATAAACGTAACAGAATCACAATAAAGAAGGCGGACTCAATACATTCATTACTGAAGATAATATTACTCCAGTAAATCTCGAAATGATGGAATTAAATTAGGTTTTCTGCTACAGAGCTACTGAAGCGCGTCATCTTGTTAAGCGGGTCGGGTTTGAGCTCTTGGGCGCTGCAGAGAGAACCGCTCACGATAAAAAGAAAGGTAAATAGAGTGCCGTTTAAAAGCATATTTAGTGTAAGCTCTCAACTGTTAGCACAActtgttcaaataaattaaagtttctcAACCTtttcaaagttattttcaGCTCAGTTTATGGAAATTAAATATgcttagattaaaaatagcCATATAAGTTTATAAGTACTGATGTAgacaaatgtaattatatttatttttctttagcaAGTTGTATAAGTGTACTTTAAGGACTATATGGACAGATTTTGCCGGATTTCGACCTTTATAAACACTGTATAGACCTACCAGTAGGCACATTTAATAAGTGGAAATACACATATCGTATCTTTATTGATTATATCCGTTTATATAGGTAGCGGAGCAAACAGGCTGTCACGGTGACTTGTTGGAAGATGACTTAGCGCCCTGCCTTCGAAAGCTTCCCCTTTCTGCACTCCTGGCGGTGCGACTCGATCCCCCCAGATTTCTGCCAGGCTTCGCGCCTTTCGTTGACGGAACTGTTATTGTAAATCCATCATCGGTAAGTTAACATACGATTCTTTTATAGGAAGTAGTAATCGTAACATGGAActgcaacatttattttttcaattagtaTTGTAATCTCTCTGTACGCCAAATTAGAAAAACTCGACCCAAGCCTTCCTACACATAGGATTCTTCAGTGCGGTTTTACTGTGCACCGTGTGACCGGACTTTAAAACTAAGTTCGGATTTGCCAGTCATCTCCGATCGCACTCTCGGAGATAGCAAATAAGCAAGGTTCGCCATTGACGGATAACTTCACGAAGGACTTCATCATGATCATTCTCATCATTCTCTCTGTAACTAAAAAGGGAAAATCCTGAAAGGCATCACCTCTCTAgcttcttatttatttttctatgatctgccttttgtattatttaattacgataCGTTCAATTGactaattttttgtttttttttacttataaataagatcatgatatatttagatatacaataaattataaataagatattatgatgttatatttatatattatagtgtttttttatttatttacgtagGCTCCACCCCCTACGGATAACTCAAGATTGGGTGCGGGCGCGGCGGCTGTGGCCAATGCCGCAGGACATGAACTGGCAGACTTTTCTCACAGAGAACTGCTTTTTGGGCTTACGACAACAGGTAAGCGATTCTACTATATTGTGGTTTTACTtgatcttgttttttttttgtcttatatatttatctgCATTACTTACTAAAGTACTTTTTTACTATAACGACTTAaaggaatgaaaataaaagtaaggTTGCATTGTATCCGAGTTTAATTTGACCAACATTATctagtaaaataatagttttaatttgtgAAGCAGTGAATTCTTCAAGATACGGCTTCCGTTAAATTTGtctcatttaaatttgttggTGAAGCGTTTCCCAAAATTTATGCAAATAACTGAAATTCTCCAACTTGCAGAATCTTACTTGGAATTCAATGCTCAAGACTTGGAGTTCGGTTTTAACGAAACTCGACGGGACCGTATTCTGCGTACATTTGTTCGTAACGCCTACTATTAtcatcttaatgaaatttattctACTTTAAAAAACGAGTACACGGATTGGGATAAACCCGTTCAGAACCCTTTGAGTGTACGCGACGCGACCCTCGAGGtgagttgtttttattaaacaccctaggacttttaaaatttccaatttttgccatattttttttattttcttattaaattctCATTAAGGAAGccttttcagttatttttctCTCTATCGACATCGATATCTCATTTGGTCATAATTTAAGCCTCAATCGGTTTTTGCAACTCATTCAATGACTTCGTAGCGCACAAAAGAAGTTAATGACACTCTCGCGCGCCGAATACAAAATAGACGCTTTATAATTGAAGATGACTGGCGAACACAAGATTCTTTATggtttcaatttaaacataaaagttaataaaagccTTGCGCTGTGCTTAGGTATTCCTGTCTAGTTTCGTAGTGCCCATtaattgacttttttaatgtatattttaaaattattataacaatttaagtattaactaatgaaatataattatacttaCTTATACCAACATATTCATAAACccatcatataaaatattagccTTATATCAGTGGGGTAAAGATCATATAATAATCGAGAACATCACTATTTcacatatgtatttaattactttagatTCTCAGTGATGGGCGTACCGCAGCGCCTTTGATACGACTAGGCTATTTACATGCTCTGCGAGGTGGAACAActtattttacacattttcatCACCTTTCTCAAGATAAAGATTATCCACAGGTAAGTTATGTATCCTTGATTGttgaaaaaacttttatagagATTACACTAATAATTGCTACCTATTTTAATTACCGAATCAGACGAAAACCTGTTACGCTAACTCCACAAGGTCATCAGTTCATTACACGTCCCACAGAGAagctcggagtctacccaGTTTAGGGGTGATtgggacatagtcaaccatgctggcagtgcgagttggttgattttaaacaaatctttGAATCGCTTATACTTAAATGTCCAGGGATCATGTCAGTATTTTCTTTGAACAtttgataaaatgaaataacgtCGAAAGATGATGACCATGTGATGAATGAAAACCAGTTGTAATAATCAACAATTTCCTATAGGCAgtactacaaaaaaatagataagagTTCTTTTGTTTAGTTCATAAAGAGCCTTGTATTGTAAGTAAAGGGTATATTATAATTCGTAGCGACCGGGCTCCGTGCACGGCGAAGAATTACCATATTACTTGGGAGTTCCGTTCTCTCAGACTCATCATCAGAACTTCTCGCAGCAGGAACAGCGCGTCTCGAAGATTTGCATGCATTATATCTCTAACTTCGTAAGATACGGGTAAGTAACTAAAtacctaattaaaaaacatttttcttcgaCCTTAGTTCAGATAAATCTACACATATCATGTCATTCTTGCTTTAGCAAATAGAAAACatttgtgatttaaaaatatatttgaagttGGTACAAGTGCACTCGACTTCTGAGAGATTGTGCCTTCTCCAGTGTTTTGTATTGTTAGCGAAGGCAGCCGGACATCCGATGCTAATTGTTAGTAAATACGCATTCCATCTTAGCTTTGAAGAGCAACAAATCTTCTCCTGTTACTTATACGCTACGGTTGTTGATATTTGTGTCTTTTTCACTACAAATTCTAACTAACTAAATAACTTGCATTGGATTTCTTCGTATAAGTTTAGTTTAAgtctattcatttttaaatcatcttGTTTTGTGTTTCTTACTAAGATTgatattaatcaaataattctGCTACGCTAGTAATCCCAACGACCCATCGGCTACGCCTCCTCCGAGTTCGTTATTAGGGGAGACACCTCGTCTCGGGCCCGATCAAATGCTATATTGGGACACGTATGACACAATTAATCAGCTCTATATGGAAATCGGTAAGTAACATTACAAATGCTTATTAAATCATaatgcaaaatttaattctacAAAGTACTGATGCTGTGTATTTAGTTGATAAAATAGAtccaaataaaagaaaacttcaaTTAGGTAATAAACCGGAGATGCGGAATCACTATCGAGGACACAAAATGTCTCTGTGGCTGTCGCTCATACCGCAACTTCATCGGCCTGGCAACGACTTACCGGACGCCGCTATGCGTCACCATCACTTCCAAGACGACAATGCTAATTATTATGAAGGTattgtaccaaatttaataactCTGTGGTGTATACTTGTTCAGCAGTGGAGCATTAAATCCTTTCTTCATTTATTATAGGTGCAGTGAGACCACAATCAATATCAAGGGCACACATTCCACATGTCGTTAATGTTGACAACCCTGGCCGCGGAGAAGGTCGCAGTACGCCTTCTTCTCGCTCAGCTCAGCCGAAACCTTCCCCCTCCCCGCCGGTCATATCTACTGAGTGCCCGCCGAACGCAACCGTCACACCGGTGCACCCGGACGATGCTCTACTCCGCCGACTGGCATCGTCTCATTACCAGTCTTACACGGCCGCGCTCACTGTAACGATCGCAGTCGGATGCTTCCTTCTGTTGCtaaatgtgttaatatttGCCGGAATTTATCACCAACGCGGATCACGACCGAGACGTTCGAAAGATGACCTGGGCGAGGCAGGCAGTTCGTCCTCCTCGGACAATTATGATGCGAAATTAGATTATGAAATTCGTGCTTACGACGGAAAAGGGTTCGGCTTCGATTGTAAGTCGGCTCACGTGTCACGAAGTTTAAGTTCTAAATATGATTTACGGACGTTATCTGATTGTGGAGAACCCACGTTTGGGGAGTACAGTTGTTACGATGAAAAACATCGAGCCGCTTGTAATTCTTTACCGGACGTCAGTGTCGGCAGTGCGATAGAAGCGGGAAGTGTTGTGTGTATCGATACACAAAAACCGGATATACAAAAAGTGGAAGGACGAATGCAGCCGGATCCAATAGGCAGAACGAGTACATTTGAACCACGCGTTGTAGATAGTTCAACACAAGTCAAATTCGGGCCTGTGCCAGATTCCGAGCTCACATCAGATTCTAATGGAGACTCTGAAACTGGGGCTGGAGGTTCGGGAATTTTGAGAGCTCCGCCAGCAAATTCGACCCCGGTGCCGCCAGGAATTATGAAGAAGAGGGTACAGATACAGGAAATATCTGTATGAGATTTTCTCACTACCCCTGAGGTGGTTATTAACAAAAGGACAAAATTGTGAATTTATCAGcctaattaataatgtatataCTATGACTATTATTACGAAAGTGTAAAGTTAtgtgtaaatattgtatacaaattatttatagtgcGAACGAGcagcaaaattttaaattatgttgaacCTTGCCAGTGAACgagttgtaaatatatatatagttgtGGAGGTTACAATATTCTAGTCGTATGAGGTAGGATcgaatataatgaaatatatgttAACAACAGATTTTCGTTGTTCTAAATTTATTCTGCCATATTAATTACGTGAACGTTAATTACATGTAcctatataaattattcacaCGTTTATTCTATTTGTTACTCGATTCCTATCTTTGATAACGGGAGAATAAATTATTGGTCATAGATAATTAGAAACGTTCATCACAATGTTATGAATGTGgacattacaataaattagtaaCCAAAGACTTATTGAAACATGCATAatgtgtatataatttttattatatacgaAGTGTTTCAAGTGAACGGTGTAAAATAACCTAAATTGCATAATATGTTGTGATtttgtaaagttaatttaagtgAGATGTGTTAAGTTGGCGTAGTTTTTGATAAGTAAActcatatttaaaacatacaacaaattgaaatttgGACGAGTACAGAACTACAATATTGACTGGATTATCTTATTCTTTTAATGAAACTACAAGATGCTTTAAGTTCTGATATTGTATATGGTAAACAGGGTAATAGACCACAAACGAAACAGTTTAAGGAATTAACTGCATCGAAACCCATCTCGTGatacattttcaatattatttgctTGCTAAAAGTGTAAcgttaaactaaatattatgttaggTTTATTTTCCAACATACCATATCTAACTCTTTTGCCAACCCATCCgtatatgttattaatatttattaaaatatactcatcatatttaattttatgtatcacTGTTTTAAACTGCTTGCGGCGTACTCGTCCAAAACTAACAggaattgataattttttatctcatTATGACGATCAACTATTTCGTATTAATATACGTTGTAACAAAATTGTGACAAAATGTGACTCGTTCTACAAGAAATATGTAACTATATAgaaattacatagtttatatGGAATTGATATAATAAGGATTTCAAATCgttatataatgttaaaacatgAAATCTTTATCAACAAACTTATaaacaatagttttatttatatttaaataacgtatttatttataattaataattaattatttagtttttagtatGCAACTATGAATATTTGTTTCCTTTATGGAATTGTGAATTTTGAGTCAAATAgccttattatttaaaaacttttaatacacATCATTATcacaactattaaaaaaaatgaaaacattagataaaaacatcaatataaCATGTATCGATATTAGGTTCATCAATTACTGGATTTGTGATACCTAAACTTATGGTAGTAATTTCTGCCACTAATAGATTAAATGGTATAGggactaattttaaaataataagtgtaTGTGTTTATAATTCTTCAAGTTttacttattgtttatttataatgtaaacataACAACGTAATGtctgaaaatgttaataagCAAGACAGCATTAATACACTCGACTTCAAACTGGATGCTTGATTACTAAGACGGAtgcctattttatttatattaacgaAGTGGCAAGCATGAAAGAAAGActtaacattttgttacaatttggTGTAATggaaaagtacataaaatatatggtgtcaaatacatttttgtgaaatttgattttgtgttttatttttctttttacaggACAAaatttgtgaattaaaaattaacatctgTTTAATATTCTGCTTTTGTTTACAATGTGTGGCAAAACGTTGTGATAGAAAAAGCGCACCTGTAGaattaatttctaaacatCACACTTCGAAATGACACAAACTGTTAACGAAACAGTTCTAGTAAAACAGTTTTCCGTTAAACAggtaaaaaatctgtttccAGTAGAGCGGGTCACATTTAACAAACAAGTTTCCTGTTTGGTAACGTAAACAATTTACACATTTCCACTTAGTGCAAAATAATTGCATTTCCATTGGAATATGTGAGAGAGTTCGAGGCTTGTAACAAACGAGCCGGACGAATGAAGCGGACCGCGAAACcttcaaattgaattttaagcATCCAATTTGTTTGCGCGATGCCGCTTGTGCTGGGTTACATCAACGCGGGCGTAGCCCACACCGATTGTTCCCACACTCGTAAAGCGATTTTTGCCAGCCCATATGCCGAGGTCAGACAggatttttatgaattatttatacccCCGCATGCACCGTTTCGCGATACACCTATTTTTGCGGcgatgtttaaaatttcattttgtgtGCGTAAGTTTTAATCtaatgtcataaatatttattaaaaacatagttttgCTTTcctttttaagttaataaaagaaGCTGTATTTTATGGTTAGTAAGAACATATtctgtattactccaaaaatactgttagacactgtttagctaaacacgtgttttaaccctttgaccgccgctgattgatattattgacctCAACGTGATTGTATTtttaccataaatatgtaacacCACAATGCCTTCGGTATaagtatttcattatttattagtaaagttCGCATTTCGTAAGCCTACGCATAATAATGTTCcaataaccatgatttgtcaaaaatctgCGCCGGGCGCTAGAGTGACGGTATAAAAGAGTTGACTTATGTATGTTTAAgcttaaatgtttatatttgaaacactgtcttatttttttatggtaaggccCAATTAAGTTTAGAAGCAAATATCAATAATTCGCATTACTATCTAACAATTACgagataaatattgtaattcagTTCCAGTAGTTACTCCGTTGACGTTGCAcagaataatatttgttggttATGTTCCTTGTCAATTTATTGACGGAatgttaaaattcaataaagtgGCGACATATGTGTTACCGAGAGAGCAGCAATAGGACAAGTGAAGTGGTTGGCGCTCGTCTTAATTGTCAATAAACATTAGTCCCCGCCAGTGCGGGCCTTGCTCCCACCGAATAATTAACCAACTTCCGCGATTTTCGAGTTTGTAAATTGCCTCATGGTCTCGTCGACCCGCGTTCTGGTTTGTTGGAATAAATTATGTCCGCTATAAATTAATCTCAGTGTTTTAAAAACTCTGTTTTATCTACAGGCTACAGGGTggtgtaaaatgttttagttatttttagtgATATAACGCTTTAGTGTAATATAGCGCGGAAATATCTCTGctctgtttaaatatttttaaaggattAAATATTTCCTATGCTTGTAGAACTTTAACACTATAAGTAGGATGGCAATTTAAGCATTTAAACCAACTTTAAAATTGCACCAAGTCAAAGTTCAAAGAATGGAAGGTCTTTAATGGCAACAGACAAGCCGCGGCTCTAAAGgatcaattttaattgaaaatgaacGTGGTGAAAGCAATTTGCTTGTggattttatatcaaaaaccAAGAATTTTTGTAGTGTAGTTTTCCTTTGTTTTgtgaaaatatcaaaaacttaaaaatgacTCGACCCAgagctatttttttcttcagaataCAGACTGCCTAAAACCTTTTATTGCACTATATAAATAGTCAATTAGGGAATTTATGGATATCGTTTCTGTTCTTACTTGCATCTTTCGTCGTGCGCTGAGCTGATTACTTATATTGAGGTAGAAAAGAGTTTGGTTTGTGCTTTGTGAATTATGCTTCGCGGCACTGTTTATAGTGTAATCTTCCTCGATGTGTCGCAAAGCGCGTGGCAATGCACGGTAAcggacttttttaatttcaaaacgaACGTGTGAACGTGAACGTGTggtcagattttttttaactaatataggaacggctaaaacacacacatacatatgtaCGGTGTCgacaccgactagtttcgagcccatcgggggcctataacagggtgagtgggactgatacattttagccgttcctatattagttaatgataatgtctcaagaaagtttgaataattttacagaaaaattttGTTGCTCAATATTAACCGATCGACGATACAAGCTTGTAAATTTTAGGAAAATTCAATAATTGTTGCCACGTGCTGTCGCTTGTCAatcttgtattaaatttaattacaatattagatCACACCCTTTGAcgtatataagtatatatatataaaacaactgtatatttcaattaaaactaaaagctAAAAGGCTCCTTTTTACGCCTGaacttgaaattaatgtttatcaATTTTGCTAAAAGAACTTTTTAGTTTAGCGAGCACGCCATAGACATTTTGTCGAATTCCGAAATATGCacatacatgtataaaaaaattgttgcaaacattaaaatagcaAATTCCTAT
Proteins encoded in this window:
- the LOC106707253 gene encoding neuroligin-1; translation: MRADRAALLAWLVCCAVALPAHKYSTRLVRTKYGPLRGIVVHSHPQVEAYLGVPYATPPLGSLRYMPPVTPSQWRTTRLADSVGPACPQAPPAATPHEDALLLHPRARIRHLEALLPLLANQSEDCLYVNLYVPTNGAEDGVEGEGLPCVVLVHGESYEWGAGNAYDGTALAAHGNIIVATINFRLGVLGFLKTGARGSAQGNFGLMDLVAGLHWLRENLPAFGGDPQRVTLMGHGTGAALANFLAVSPVGRELLKRVILLSGSGLSSWALQREPLTIKRKVAEQTGCHGDLLEDDLAPCLRKLPLSALLAVRLDPPRFLPGFAPFVDGTVIVNPSSAPPPTDNSRLGAGAAAVANAAGHELADFSHRELLFGLTTTESYLEFNAQDLEFGFNETRRDRILRTFVRNAYYYHLNEIYSTLKNEYTDWDKPVQNPLSVRDATLEILSDGRTAAPLIRLGYLHALRGGTTYFTHFHHLSQDKDYPQRPGSVHGEELPYYLGVPFSQTHHQNFSQQEQRVSKICMHYISNFVRYGNPNDPSATPPPSSLLGETPRLGPDQMLYWDTYDTINQLYMEIGNKPEMRNHYRGHKMSLWLSLIPQLHRPGNDLPDAAMRHHHFQDDNANYYEGAVRPQSISRAHIPHVVNVDNPGRGEGRSTPSSRSAQPKPSPSPPVISTECPPNATVTPVHPDDALLRRLASSHYQSYTAALTVTIAVGCFLLLLNVLIFAGIYHQRGSRPRRSKDDLGEAGSSSSSDNYDAKLDYEIRAYDGKGFGFDCKSAHVSRSLSSKYDLRTLSDCGEPTFGEYSCYDEKHRAACNSLPDVSVGSAIEAGSVVCIDTQKPDIQKVEGRMQPDPIGRTSTFEPRVVDSSTQVKFGPVPDSELTSDSNGDSETGAGGSGILRAPPANSTPVPPGIMKKRVQIQEISV